In the Primulina tabacum isolate GXHZ01 chromosome 7, ASM2559414v2, whole genome shotgun sequence genome, CAAGAATCCACATTCTCCATATTTGCGACTTCAATTGGGAATTCACGGTCGGACAATTGAGTCTCTCTGACGAAAGTCGGAGTGGCAGGTTCATTTTCTATAGGAGATGTAAAAAGCATACCGGTTGCATGTTGATTACATGGATAATATGatggatattgattatatgGATATTTTGGTGGGTATGGATTATACGGATAATTTGGTGGATATGTATGATGTGGATAATTTGGTGGGTATGGAAAATTTGGATAATTTGGTGGAATTTGTAAATTTTAGGAAGAAGTATTTTCTTCTGGTATTTTTGGATAATTCACGAAATTTATAAGCAATCATTGGTTATTTTCATCCATTTCGGAAAAATAGGATAATAGAAAGAAATATTCAAAGTAAAATTTAGATGAATAAAATAGTAGAGAGAAATTTTTTAGAGTGATTTAGGTGTTTGAATGATTGAAATAAGTTGTGTAAGATGATGAGTATATATTGATAAAAATTTGattctttttttattaattaactagccgttttttttattttaaattaaacaaaAGTAGTTTGACACAATCTAATTTTtggtattttttattaattagcCGTTGAATATTCATATAAAAAAGAATTATAGCcgtttgatttttttataaaagaattttatatctttttttaatttagatttatttttaaaaagtaaaagaaaaattcaaaacaaagAATTGGAGAGCTATGGTGGCACAATTCCCAAATTCACGCACTGCCAAGAAGCGTGCAAGCATGGCCAATGGGTTTGAGTCTGGCGCGTGCGTATGAGTTAAAATGCGTCAAAAAAATTTTTGAACATCCGTTCCAATGTTCTAAATTGCGGCCTAGGCGCTAGGCGACGATCTACGGCACCGATAAGGTGCTAGGCAGCCAGCCTAGGCGCCTGGGTGCTCCTGTGCCCGCCTGGGCTGGCCTAGATGGGCCTAGACACTCTTAAATAGGCctgatttattttgaaaaaaattatttggggttctaatattttaaagttcaattgaaaaattaaaagttgaaaAAAGGTTGCCCTAGCGAATTTTAGAACCTTGATCCGTTCAAAGATGTCAACGCCTTGATAATGTGGCATTTATGAACTCTGAATCACAttggttatttttttatgttcatTGTTATAACACTCAAATAATAAACCAATGTAGATGCCCTTATGAATGCATTGAAATTTTCCGATATCTCTTAGTATTTAGGataataattgaaaaaaaatccCTTTTTATAGTAATTAATACTTTTATGGTTCGAgcaatcattttaattttttataacttGAACACGTTTTTTATTACGTTTTAGTAACTTAATGAATCTATTATCTCTTACAGTTacgattaaaaataatatacatCGATAAAACACATTTTCCAAACTTTTGATAAATTCTCcgtattattgattttaattgttcaatgTTAAAGTTAAATATTGAAACATACGCATATATAAACCATTACATTTGATACGATTAGCACCAATGTAGAACGTAACATCATGTGATGCTCACTGTATCAAAACACTATAAATCATCATTTCTTTCTATGTTGTTCCCTTCATGTTTTTATAATCCATAACATCCTATTCGTAGAGCGCCATATATGTGGTCCTATATCTGTGTTCAAACACAAGAATATTATACAACCTTTTCATAAACACTCATTGAGGTAAAACAGAAAAGGAAAAGGCCATGACATGTCTGTTTGAGAGTCCAATTGCTGCACACacttttaaaacatgaatttatttccaGAAGCAAAATCTCTCCACAGAACAAAGTATAAAGCAGAGAAGATCAGCAACTACTGACCTTCCTCAAGTCCTTTCCGGATTATCCAAGCTTAATAATTATGCATTCTAAGATTATAGTTTCATTCTAAATAGTGGTGAGTTTCACCTCAGTTCGACAAAGTAGCATATCATAGGGTACAGAAATGATTGAATGTTTCAATTATCCACGAGTTTCCTTACCATTGTCATCTTTTGACGAATCTTTAGTTGTATCATCACTGTTTTCCACATTTCTTGTACCCTCTTTCTCTTCTCCAGAAACATCTTGCAGCTACAAAAGATTCAAGATAATGTGAACCTTGAGAAATTCATTAATAATCAAGTCTTTTTGTGTTTAGACACTGACCCCGAAATTTTTTAGGCTGGCTGTAACATCTTCTTGTTGCTGCTGAAGAGTGCTTCTCAGCTCTTGAAATTCCTATATTTGttgaataaatgaaaattttgtaaATGTACAAACGCACTAAAGTAAGAGAAACATGAAATTTTGGAAAGGCCACTAACTGATCGAAGTTGTTCCACTTCAGaatttaatgaatttttaaGCTCTGATAACTCCTGAAGAAAGCAAGGAAGCAGAAATAAATAGCATGGTaagataaaatcatcaaattcaTTGAGAACTGTGAAAACAGAAGGTAAACCTGCTTGTCTTTATCTTTCAAGGTTCGGATTACACATGGCATGAATTTAAACCATTCCTAGGTCCCTAGAAATcaattgaaaaatatataactGTCTACCTTGATGGATTCAATCTTCTGGGAACTAATATGGCCCGATTTCACTTTTCTGAATTCTTTTGATATGCCAGATATTTCAATAATAATCCCCTAGTTTCTTGAATTTGAATCTTCTTTGGACTAAAGGTTTTTGATTAAGTGAAACATCTTTTTAGATTTTAATTAATCATGCAGTGTTAGTGGTGAAAGGCCAATTTATGCCAACTGCTCAACTTTCTTTGTGAACTGCATTACCGAATATACAAGCCACTGAAGCAAACACACGTTTCCAAATTAACGAGTAATTCTCACGAACAGCTATGTATTTAACAAAACAAAAGAACTTACAGAGCGGTAGACCTTAACTTGAGTGTCCATCTTCATCCGCCAACTTTGTAGATCCTAgttatttgaaaagtaaaaacagatatcAACTAATATATGGAAAGAATTGCAGACAATCGAACTCATTATTCAGAAGTAGAATACTTTCTGCCCA is a window encoding:
- the LOC142551132 gene encoding uncharacterized protein LOC142551132, with translation MSNSDSTSSVPLSAKKENAIPISPKIAELAESRQELMNRIQTLKQDLQSWRMKMDTQVKVYRSELSELKNSLNSEVEQLRSEFQELRSTLQQQQEDVTASLKNFGLQDVSGEEKEGTRNVENSDDTTKDSSKDDNGKETRG